One segment of Natronosalvus halobius DNA contains the following:
- a CDS encoding undecaprenyl diphosphate synthase family protein, translating into MGLYERYLATRIRRHEGEPPAHVALVITERDLLERDAYETLAEFFRWAFEYAERVTVYVSVLDAAAVPTLRRELEEIDAPRAVAVRGPDDRQSADTPIQIGIGLGGKHEFTSAVRTLAEHVESGDLEPAMIDDDDVEAHLIFPDEPDLVIKTGAERLSDFMIWQSVYSELYFTDVNWRNVRKRDFLRAVREFCNRSRRFGQ; encoded by the coding sequence GTGGGCCTGTACGAACGGTATCTCGCCACACGGATCCGTCGTCACGAGGGGGAGCCGCCGGCTCACGTCGCACTCGTGATCACCGAACGAGACCTCCTCGAGCGCGACGCGTACGAGACCCTCGCGGAGTTCTTCCGCTGGGCCTTCGAGTACGCCGAACGTGTCACCGTCTACGTGAGCGTGCTCGACGCGGCGGCCGTACCGACGCTGCGACGTGAACTCGAGGAAATCGACGCCCCTCGAGCGGTAGCCGTCCGGGGACCGGACGACCGGCAATCGGCGGACACGCCCATCCAGATCGGGATCGGGCTCGGCGGCAAACACGAATTTACGAGTGCAGTCCGGACACTCGCCGAGCACGTCGAATCGGGCGACCTCGAACCGGCGATGATCGACGACGACGACGTCGAAGCACACCTGATCTTCCCGGACGAACCCGATCTCGTGATCAAGACCGGTGCCGAGCGGCTCTCGGACTTCATGATCTGGCAGTCGGTGTACTCCGAACTGTACTTCACCGACGTCAACTGGCGCAACGTTCGAAAGCGGGATTTCCTTCGGGCGGTCCGGGAGTTCTGTAACCGCTCGAGGCGCTTCGGGCAGTGA